In Micromonospora sp. WMMA1363, a genomic segment contains:
- a CDS encoding aldose 1-epimerase family protein translates to MGTPEQRSPSGAQWTIAAAGHEAVIVEVGGGIRTYRQGGVDYLDGYAVDELCPGHAGQALAPWPNRIRDGRYRFGDRDLQLSVSEPERNVAIHGLVNWVPWRLLEQAADAVTVGFELPPTPGYPWPLRLRSRWSVGPDGLRAEHEVTNTGADPAPFGFAVHPYLRLPGVAVDDLTLRLPARSRLQVDGRLLPVAVTSVSGTECDWTSPRRIGRAMVDHTFGDVIRDDDGGSAVTLAAPNGSTGVRIWADRQFGWWQVFTGDALTGKRRRRSVAIEPMTCPPDAFRSGRDLITLEPGDTWRGVWGVRTGS, encoded by the coding sequence ATGGGCACTCCCGAGCAGCGTTCCCCCTCCGGCGCGCAGTGGACCATCGCCGCCGCCGGCCACGAGGCCGTGATCGTCGAGGTGGGTGGCGGGATCCGGACATACCGGCAGGGCGGCGTGGACTACCTCGACGGGTACGCCGTCGACGAGCTCTGCCCCGGCCACGCCGGGCAGGCGCTCGCGCCCTGGCCGAACCGGATCCGGGACGGGCGGTACCGCTTCGGCGACCGCGACCTGCAACTGTCGGTCAGCGAGCCCGAGCGGAACGTGGCGATCCACGGGCTGGTCAACTGGGTGCCGTGGCGGCTGCTGGAACAGGCGGCTGATGCGGTGACGGTCGGGTTCGAGCTGCCGCCGACGCCCGGCTACCCCTGGCCGCTGCGGCTGCGCAGCCGGTGGAGTGTTGGTCCGGACGGTCTGCGTGCCGAGCACGAGGTCACCAACACCGGAGCCGACCCGGCTCCGTTCGGCTTCGCGGTGCACCCGTACCTGCGGCTGCCCGGCGTGGCGGTGGACGATCTGACGCTGCGGCTGCCGGCCCGAAGCCGGCTGCAGGTGGACGGCCGGCTGCTGCCGGTCGCCGTCACGTCGGTGAGCGGGACCGAGTGCGACTGGACCAGTCCGCGCCGCATCGGCCGGGCGATGGTGGACCACACGTTCGGCGACGTGATCCGGGACGACGACGGCGGCTCGGCGGTCACCCTCGCCGCGCCAAACGGCTCCACCGGGGTGCGGATCTGGGCGGACCGCCAGTTCGGCTGGTGGCAGGTCTTCACCGGTGACGCGCTGACCGGAAAGCGGCGTCGGCGGTCGGTGGCGATCGAGCCGATGACCTGCCCGCCGGACGCGTTCCGTTCCGGCCGGGACCTGATCACGCTGGAGCCTGGCGACACCTGGCGGGGTGTGTGGGGCGTCCGGACCGGGAGTTGA
- a CDS encoding nitroreductase family protein — protein sequence MEFDEVVRRRRMVRNYDPDRPVPPEVVERLLDHGIRAPSAGFAQGWGFLVLESPEDRERFWTVATPGGGGRDRWLAGMRRAPLIIVPHANPSAYLDRYAEPDKGWADRSTDRWPVPYWYVDTGFAALLMLLTAVDEGLGACFFGIPPQRRDDYRAAFGVPAEYEPVGAITVGYRAPDHRSPSLRRGRRPVSEVVHRGRWS from the coding sequence ATGGAGTTCGACGAGGTGGTCCGGCGCCGCCGGATGGTCCGCAACTACGACCCGGACCGGCCGGTCCCGCCGGAGGTGGTGGAACGGCTGCTCGACCACGGGATCCGGGCGCCCTCGGCCGGCTTCGCCCAGGGCTGGGGCTTCCTGGTGCTGGAGAGTCCGGAGGACCGGGAGCGGTTCTGGACGGTGGCCACCCCGGGCGGGGGCGGCCGGGACCGCTGGCTGGCCGGCATGCGGCGGGCTCCGCTGATCATCGTCCCGCACGCGAACCCCTCGGCCTATCTGGACCGGTACGCCGAGCCGGACAAGGGTTGGGCGGACCGGTCGACCGACCGCTGGCCGGTGCCGTACTGGTACGTCGACACCGGCTTCGCCGCGCTGCTGATGTTGCTCACCGCCGTCGACGAGGGGCTGGGGGCGTGTTTTTTCGGTATCCCGCCGCAGCGCCGGGACGACTACCGGGCGGCGTTCGGGGTGCCGGCGGAGTACGAGCCGGTCGGCGCCATCACGGTTGGTTACCGGGCCCCCGACCACCGGTCACCGTCGCTGCGCCGCGGGCGGCGCCCGGTGAGTGAGGTGGTCCACCGGGGACGGTGGAGCTGA
- a CDS encoding type II toxin-antitoxin system VapB family antitoxin gives MIFRAVRDGRPYPEHNLTLKQWAEIPPRPLRLDQLITTKRELALDKLLAEDSTFYGDLFPHVVQWNGGLYLEDGLHRALRAALQQRNQIHARVLVLSEAVE, from the coding sequence GTGATCTTCAGAGCGGTCCGGGACGGGCGTCCCTACCCCGAGCACAATCTGACGCTCAAACAGTGGGCGGAGATCCCCCCGCGTCCGCTGCGCCTGGACCAGTTGATCACCACCAAGCGCGAGCTGGCGTTGGACAAGCTACTCGCCGAGGACTCGACCTTCTACGGCGACCTTTTCCCGCACGTGGTGCAGTGGAACGGTGGACTGTACCTGGAGGACGGCCTGCACCGCGCGCTGCGGGCCGCGTTGCAGCAGCGCAACCAGATCCACGCCCGGGTGCTCGTGCTCTCCGAGGCGGTGGAGTGA
- a CDS encoding acyl-CoA dehydrogenase family protein, with the protein MSPLDLLDLDSSLTEDERQIRAVVRQLVDDRVRPHVAGWYEEGHVPARELAREFGKLGLLGMHLTGHGCAGSSAVAYGLACLELEAGDSGLRSLVSVQGSLAMYAIWRYGSEEQKLRWLPAMAAGEAIGCFGLTEPDHGSDPASMTTRARRDGDDWILHGSKMWITNAPIADVAVIWARTDDGIRGFAVPMDTPGVTAREIRRKMSLRASVTGEVSLDEVRLPADAQLPGAAGLKAPLSCLTEARHGIVWGALGAARDCLETALGYATTRTQFGRPLAAFQLTQAKLADMAVEWNKGHLLALHLGRLADAGRLRPDQVSVGKLNNVREALAIARQCRTILGANGVSGEYPVMRHANNLESVLTYEGTSEIHQLVVAQRLTGISAFV; encoded by the coding sequence ATGAGCCCTCTGGACCTGCTCGACCTGGACTCGTCGCTCACCGAGGACGAGCGGCAGATCCGCGCCGTCGTGCGCCAGCTCGTCGACGACCGGGTCCGCCCGCACGTCGCCGGCTGGTACGAGGAGGGCCACGTGCCCGCGCGTGAGCTGGCCCGCGAGTTCGGCAAGCTCGGCCTGCTCGGGATGCACCTGACCGGGCACGGCTGCGCCGGCTCGTCGGCCGTCGCGTACGGGCTGGCCTGCCTGGAACTGGAGGCCGGTGACTCCGGCCTCCGGTCGCTCGTCTCGGTGCAGGGCTCGCTGGCCATGTACGCCATCTGGCGCTACGGCAGCGAGGAGCAGAAACTGCGGTGGCTGCCGGCGATGGCCGCCGGCGAGGCGATCGGCTGCTTCGGGCTGACCGAGCCGGATCACGGCTCCGACCCGGCGTCGATGACCACCCGGGCTCGCCGGGACGGCGACGACTGGATCCTGCACGGCAGCAAGATGTGGATCACCAACGCGCCGATCGCGGACGTCGCGGTGATCTGGGCACGCACCGACGACGGGATACGCGGCTTCGCCGTACCAATGGACACGCCCGGGGTGACGGCGCGGGAGATCCGCCGGAAGATGTCGCTGCGCGCGTCGGTGACCGGGGAGGTCTCCCTCGACGAGGTGCGGCTCCCGGCGGACGCGCAACTGCCCGGGGCGGCGGGGTTGAAGGCGCCGCTGAGCTGCCTTACCGAGGCCCGGCACGGCATCGTCTGGGGCGCGCTCGGCGCGGCCCGCGACTGCCTGGAGACGGCCCTCGGGTACGCGACCACCCGCACCCAGTTCGGTAGGCCACTCGCCGCCTTCCAGCTCACGCAGGCGAAGCTCGCGGACATGGCCGTCGAGTGGAACAAGGGGCACCTGCTGGCGTTGCACCTGGGTCGGCTTGCCGACGCCGGGCGGCTGCGCCCCGACCAGGTGAGCGTCGGCAAGCTGAACAACGTTCGGGAGGCCCTCGCCATCGCACGGCAGTGCCGCACGATCCTCGGCGCCAACGGGGTGTCCGGGGAGTACCCGGTGATGCGGCACGCCAACAACCTGGAGAGCGTGCTCACCTACGAGGGCACGTCGGAGATCCACCAACTGGTCGTCGCGCAGCGGCTGACCGGGATCTCGGCGTTCGTCTGA
- a CDS encoding DUF4230 domain-containing protein, protein MAREGDINEPTRTFPGHLTSDPLTARPDDPPEPPVSTSGGRPVRGLLLVLGAAALTVVVLLGVRATGFLPDFRNPFATQQTDRSQPPLLTSIQDLSRYVAAEGAFQVVVDLQNDRRNVPDWLLNERTLFVGAGSVEAYVDFATISEGAITQSADGTSVEVKLPAPQLARANLDLETSYVFAEQRGLLNRVGELVNGDPNRQREIYRLAEERITAAARDSGLAQRAQVNTRKMLEGLLRSLGYEQITVTYATP, encoded by the coding sequence ATGGCGCGCGAGGGTGACATCAACGAGCCGACCCGGACGTTTCCGGGCCATCTGACCTCCGACCCGCTGACGGCCCGGCCCGATGACCCGCCGGAGCCACCAGTGTCGACCTCGGGCGGCAGGCCGGTCCGCGGCCTGCTGCTGGTGCTGGGTGCGGCGGCCCTGACGGTGGTGGTGCTGCTCGGGGTGCGGGCCACCGGGTTCCTGCCCGATTTCCGCAACCCGTTCGCCACGCAGCAGACCGACCGCAGCCAGCCCCCGCTGCTCACGTCGATTCAGGACCTGAGCCGTTACGTAGCCGCCGAGGGCGCCTTCCAGGTGGTGGTCGACCTGCAGAACGACCGGCGCAACGTGCCGGACTGGCTGCTCAACGAGCGCACGCTCTTCGTCGGCGCGGGCAGCGTCGAGGCGTACGTCGACTTCGCCACGATCTCCGAGGGCGCGATCACCCAGTCCGCCGACGGGACGTCCGTCGAGGTCAAGCTGCCCGCGCCGCAGCTGGCCAGGGCCAATCTGGACCTGGAAACGAGCTACGTCTTCGCGGAGCAGCGCGGGCTGCTCAACCGGGTCGGCGAACTCGTCAACGGCGACCCGAACCGGCAGCGGGAGATCTACCGGCTCGCCGAGGAGCGGATCACCGCCGCCGCCCGGGACAGCGGCCTGGCCCAGCGCGCGCAGGTGAACACCCGCAAGATGCTGGAGGGGCTGCTCCGCTCCCTCGGCTACGAGCAGATCACCGTCACGTACGCCACCCCGTGA
- a CDS encoding PspC domain-containing protein yields the protein MSRRLVRPREGRMIAGVCAGLAQRFGWSAGFVRLLFILSLLLPGTQVIIYVVLWILMPNEGRREATRPRRVRPRRRGLTGWRT from the coding sequence ATGAGTCGCAGACTGGTCCGGCCCCGTGAGGGGCGCATGATCGCCGGTGTGTGCGCCGGCCTGGCGCAACGGTTCGGATGGTCGGCCGGGTTCGTCCGGCTGCTGTTCATCCTGTCCCTGCTGCTGCCCGGCACCCAGGTGATCATCTATGTGGTGCTCTGGATCCTGATGCCGAACGAGGGCCGCCGCGAAGCCACTCGCCCTCGGAGAGTGCGCCCGCGTCGCCGGGGGCTCACGGGGTGGCGTACGTGA
- a CDS encoding L-serine ammonia-lyase, translating into MISVFDLFSVGIGPSSSHTVGPMRAARTFVTGLKADGLLADTAHVRAELFGSLGATGHGHGSDRAVLLGLAGEAPETVDTDTVEPRVARIRAERRIALLDAHEVDFDPDRDLVLHRRRSLPYHPNGMTFAAYDATGDEMRARTYYSVGGGFVVDEAAAGADRITPDATAVRHPFGTGAELLAVTRRTGLSISEVLLSNELSRRSEREVRTGLLEIWRVMRECVAAGCQRDGVLPGGLKVRRRAAEMYRGLMVDADPVRSAAGAAGRGAADPLRAMDWVTLFALAVNEENAGGGRVVTAPTNGAAGIIPAVLHYYDRFVPGATEDGVVRFLLAAGAIGVLFKENASISGAEVGCQGEVGSACSMAAAGLAEALGGTAEQVENAAEIGMEHNLGLTCDPVGGLVQIPCIERNAVASIKAITAARLALRGDGVHHVSLDKVIKTMRETGADMKVKYKETARGGLAVNVIEC; encoded by the coding sequence GTGATCAGCGTCTTCGACCTCTTCAGCGTCGGCATCGGGCCGTCCAGCTCGCACACGGTCGGGCCGATGCGCGCCGCCCGGACCTTCGTCACCGGGCTCAAGGCCGACGGCCTGCTCGCCGACACCGCGCACGTCCGCGCCGAGCTGTTCGGTTCGCTGGGCGCGACCGGCCACGGCCACGGCAGCGACCGGGCGGTGCTGCTCGGGCTGGCCGGCGAGGCGCCCGAGACGGTCGACACCGACACCGTGGAGCCGCGGGTCGCCCGGATCCGCGCCGAGCGGCGGATCGCGCTGCTCGACGCGCACGAGGTCGACTTCGACCCGGACCGGGACCTGGTGTTGCACCGCCGCCGGTCCCTGCCGTACCACCCGAACGGGATGACGTTCGCCGCGTACGACGCGACCGGCGACGAGATGAGGGCACGCACGTACTACTCGGTCGGCGGCGGGTTCGTCGTCGACGAGGCGGCGGCCGGGGCGGACCGGATCACGCCGGACGCCACCGCCGTACGCCACCCGTTCGGCACCGGGGCGGAACTGCTCGCGGTGACCCGGCGGACCGGGCTGTCGATCAGCGAGGTGTTGCTCTCCAACGAGCTGTCCAGGCGCAGCGAGCGGGAGGTGCGGACCGGTCTGCTGGAGATCTGGCGGGTGATGCGGGAGTGCGTGGCGGCCGGCTGCCAACGGGACGGTGTACTCCCGGGCGGGTTGAAGGTCCGGCGGCGCGCGGCCGAGATGTACCGCGGCCTGATGGTGGACGCGGACCCGGTGCGGTCGGCGGCGGGTGCGGCGGGCCGGGGGGCGGCGGACCCGCTGCGGGCGATGGACTGGGTGACCCTGTTCGCCCTCGCGGTCAACGAGGAGAACGCCGGCGGTGGCCGGGTGGTGACGGCGCCGACCAACGGTGCGGCCGGGATCATACCGGCGGTGCTGCACTACTACGACCGGTTCGTGCCGGGCGCCACCGAGGACGGCGTGGTGCGGTTCCTGCTGGCTGCCGGGGCGATCGGGGTGCTGTTCAAGGAGAACGCGTCGATCTCCGGGGCCGAGGTGGGGTGCCAGGGTGAGGTGGGCTCGGCCTGCTCGATGGCGGCGGCTGGGCTGGCCGAGGCGCTGGGCGGCACCGCCGAGCAGGTGGAGAACGCCGCCGAGATCGGTATGGAGCACAATCTCGGCCTGACCTGCGACCCGGTCGGTGGCCTCGTGCAGATCCCCTGCATCGAGCGGAACGCGGTGGCTAGCATCAAGGCGATCACCGCTGCCCGGCTGGCGCTGCGCGGCGACGGGGTGCACCACGTCTCGCTCGACAAGGTCATCAAGACCATGCGCGAGACCGGAGCCGACATGAAGGTCAAGTACAAGGAGACGGCACGGGGCGGCTTGGCCGTCAACGTGATCGAGTGCTGA
- a CDS encoding ABC transporter permease, with protein sequence MTSGVGALWSRRGALRILVRRDLAVKYQQSVLGYLWSLIEPLGTGVIYWFVFGVLYSRDTSRHLGDAADSYPLFLLTGIFAWMWASSALHEATNALTGQARLITTMNIPRQIFPIGRVAGRIAEYLAGLPILVGVAVGYAVTGRIDPDWSVLALPLAVAVQGVLLVGLALLLSAANVLMRDVERFMRLAVRVLFYATPIIYPLSLVRESALPGWVKTGYELNPLVGVFQLHHAVWYPDEFPDARLLATTIVGSLLVLAAGWWAFRRLEPAVLKEL encoded by the coding sequence ATGACCTCTGGCGTCGGGGCGCTCTGGTCGCGCCGCGGCGCGCTGCGCATCCTGGTTCGGCGCGACCTCGCGGTGAAGTACCAGCAGTCGGTGCTCGGGTACCTGTGGTCGTTGATCGAGCCGCTGGGCACCGGCGTCATCTACTGGTTCGTCTTCGGTGTGCTGTACTCCCGGGACACCAGCCGACACCTCGGCGACGCCGCCGACTCGTATCCGCTGTTCCTGCTGACCGGGATCTTCGCCTGGATGTGGGCCAGCTCGGCCCTGCACGAGGCGACCAACGCGCTGACCGGCCAGGCCCGGCTGATCACCACGATGAACATCCCGCGGCAGATCTTCCCGATCGGCCGGGTCGCCGGCCGGATCGCCGAGTACCTGGCCGGCCTGCCCATCCTGGTCGGGGTGGCGGTGGGGTACGCGGTGACGGGCCGGATCGACCCCGACTGGTCGGTGCTCGCCCTGCCGCTGGCGGTGGCGGTGCAGGGCGTCCTGCTCGTCGGGCTGGCGCTGCTGCTGTCCGCGGCCAACGTGCTGATGCGCGACGTCGAGCGGTTCATGCGGCTGGCGGTCCGGGTGCTCTTCTACGCCACGCCGATCATCTACCCGCTCAGCCTGGTCCGGGAATCCGCGCTACCCGGCTGGGTGAAGACCGGGTACGAGCTGAACCCGCTGGTCGGTGTCTTCCAGCTGCACCACGCGGTCTGGTATCCGGACGAGTTTCCCGACGCCCGGCTGCTCGCCACCACCATCGTGGGCAGCCTGCTGGTGCTCGCCGCCGGCTGGTGGGCGTTCCGCCGGCTGGAACCGGCCGTGCTGAAGGAGCTGTGA
- a CDS encoding ABC transporter ATP-binding protein, translating to MAGPIIEADGLGIRFVRNRRRLLRLRELAIRRGRPSRAGDGWFWPLRDLSFSIAAGDTVGVIGRNGTGKSTLLRLIAGVLIPDEGRITVRGDVAPLLELSAGFSSELTGRENLYLVGGLHGLSSGFLRRHFDEIVSFAGGQVERAIDTAVRHYSSGMKVRLGFAIISQLPHPILLMDEVTAVGDAEFRRKCYATIERLLGEGRTLVLVSHNEQDLTRFCRRGFFLDAGRMTVDGTIDEALTAYRRAVSR from the coding sequence ATGGCCGGGCCGATCATCGAGGCGGACGGGCTCGGTATCCGGTTCGTGCGCAACCGCCGCCGGCTTCTGCGGTTGCGGGAACTGGCCATCCGTCGGGGGCGGCCCAGCCGCGCCGGTGACGGCTGGTTCTGGCCGCTGCGCGACCTGTCCTTCTCGATCGCGGCCGGCGACACCGTCGGTGTGATCGGCCGAAACGGCACCGGCAAGAGCACGCTGCTGCGTTTGATCGCCGGCGTGCTCATTCCCGACGAGGGCCGGATCACGGTGCGGGGTGACGTCGCGCCGCTGCTGGAACTGTCCGCCGGGTTCTCCAGCGAGCTGACCGGTCGGGAGAACCTCTACCTGGTCGGCGGCCTGCACGGCCTGTCGTCGGGGTTCCTGCGCCGGCACTTCGACGAGATCGTGTCGTTCGCCGGCGGGCAGGTCGAACGGGCCATCGACACGGCGGTCCGGCACTACTCGTCCGGCATGAAGGTCCGCCTCGGCTTCGCGATCATCTCGCAGCTGCCACATCCGATCCTGCTCATGGACGAGGTGACCGCGGTCGGCGACGCGGAGTTCCGCCGGAAGTGCTATGCGACGATCGAGCGTCTGCTGGGTGAGGGGCGCACGCTGGTGCTGGTGTCACACAACGAGCAGGATCTGACTCGATTCTGCCGACGCGGCTTCTTCCTCGACGCCGGCCGGATGACCGTTGACGGGACCATCGACGAGGCGCTGACCGCCTACCGCCGGGCGGTGTCCCGGTGA
- a CDS encoding bifunctional glycosyltransferase family 2 protein/CDP-glycerol:glycerophosphate glycerophosphotransferase translates to MTLISFVVPAYRVQGYLRECLDSILGQPEVGIEVIGVDDCSPDGGGEILAEYAARDPRMRALRLPENVGLGPARNAGLDRATGEYVWFVDGDDWLAPDCLTEVAGRLRDSRPDVLVVDHVRTWWNGTATRSGLLDVFPEPPDARTFRLGERPTAVHLLHTAWNKVLRRQFLLDHGLRFAPGWYEDVSFSYPALLLAERIGVLDRVCVNYRQRRTGAITRTRGDRHFEVFAQWHRVFRRLPEWGPAVDDLRPVLFERMISHYLTVLGNGERIAPELRPGFFAQITADHARWRPPQGYPAPGGVEGLKHRLVADGRWRTFSVLRGAYQAREVAERRARRAKRRVAPLARRGAGLTRDAVLRGYYHAELRRPVDPTLAVYAAYWYRGYACNPAAIHEAARRLVPEVRGVWIVRRDRVAEMPPGVEYVVAGTPAECRVLARARWLVNNVNFPDFVRKRPGAVHVQTHHGTPVKVMGLDQQRYPVGAVGLDFAGLLRRVDRWDYSITSNSFSSQMWERAYPAAYTTLEVGYPRNDPLATATTDQVLRIRAELGLGIGEQVVLYAPTHREHLPGYRPPFDPDRFLAVLGPTGRLLMRSHYFHDRERRALRPVTRERVHDVSGHPRVEDLYLAADVLVTDYSSAMFDYAVLNRPIVVYAPDWTAYRLTRGVYFDVTAEPPGAVATDFGGLLDVFRSNAVRGPAAEEARRRFRDRFCRLDDGHAAERVVRRVFLGEEPEPGPAC, encoded by the coding sequence GTGACACTGATCAGCTTCGTGGTCCCGGCCTACCGCGTGCAGGGTTACCTACGAGAGTGCCTGGACTCGATCCTGGGTCAGCCGGAGGTCGGCATCGAGGTGATCGGGGTCGACGACTGCTCACCGGACGGCGGCGGCGAGATCCTGGCCGAGTACGCGGCTCGCGATCCGCGGATGCGGGCGCTCCGGCTACCGGAGAACGTCGGGCTCGGTCCGGCCCGCAACGCCGGGTTGGACCGAGCCACCGGCGAGTACGTCTGGTTCGTCGACGGCGACGACTGGCTGGCGCCGGACTGCCTCACCGAGGTGGCCGGACGGCTGCGCGACAGCCGGCCGGACGTGCTGGTGGTCGACCACGTCCGGACCTGGTGGAACGGGACCGCCACCCGCAGCGGGTTGCTCGACGTGTTCCCGGAGCCGCCCGACGCGCGGACGTTCCGGCTGGGGGAGCGGCCGACGGCCGTCCACCTGCTGCACACGGCGTGGAACAAGGTGCTGCGGCGGCAGTTCCTGCTCGACCACGGGCTGCGCTTCGCGCCCGGCTGGTATGAGGATGTCTCGTTCAGCTACCCGGCGCTGCTGCTCGCCGAGCGGATCGGGGTGCTGGACCGGGTCTGCGTGAACTACCGCCAGCGCCGGACCGGGGCGATCACCCGGACCCGCGGGGACCGCCACTTCGAGGTCTTCGCACAGTGGCACCGGGTCTTCCGGCGCCTGCCCGAGTGGGGCCCGGCGGTCGACGACCTGCGACCGGTGCTCTTCGAGCGGATGATCTCGCATTACCTGACGGTGCTCGGCAACGGGGAACGGATCGCACCGGAACTGCGTCCCGGCTTCTTCGCGCAGATCACCGCCGATCACGCCCGCTGGCGGCCGCCGCAGGGTTACCCGGCGCCCGGCGGGGTGGAGGGACTCAAGCACCGGCTGGTCGCCGACGGCCGGTGGCGGACCTTCAGCGTGCTGCGGGGCGCCTACCAGGCGCGGGAGGTGGCCGAACGGCGGGCGCGGCGGGCGAAACGGCGGGTCGCGCCGCTGGCCCGGCGTGGTGCTGGCCTGACCCGGGACGCGGTGCTCCGCGGGTACTACCACGCCGAGCTGCGCCGGCCGGTCGACCCGACGCTGGCGGTGTACGCCGCCTACTGGTACCGCGGCTACGCCTGCAATCCGGCGGCCATCCACGAGGCCGCCCGCCGGCTCGTCCCCGAGGTGCGCGGGGTGTGGATCGTCCGGCGGGACCGGGTGGCCGAGATGCCGCCCGGCGTCGAGTACGTGGTGGCCGGCACTCCCGCCGAGTGCCGGGTGCTGGCGCGGGCGCGCTGGCTGGTGAACAACGTCAACTTCCCGGACTTCGTTCGCAAACGCCCCGGCGCCGTCCACGTGCAGACCCATCACGGCACCCCGGTCAAGGTGATGGGGCTGGACCAGCAGCGGTACCCGGTCGGGGCGGTGGGACTGGATTTCGCCGGTCTGCTGCGCCGGGTGGACCGGTGGGACTACAGCATCACGTCGAACAGCTTCTCCAGCCAGATGTGGGAGCGCGCGTACCCGGCCGCGTACACCACCCTGGAGGTCGGCTACCCGCGCAACGACCCGCTGGCGACCGCGACCACCGACCAGGTGCTGCGGATCCGCGCCGAGCTGGGCCTCGGCATCGGCGAGCAGGTGGTCCTGTACGCCCCGACACACCGCGAGCACCTGCCGGGCTACCGACCGCCGTTCGATCCGGACCGGTTCCTCGCCGTGCTGGGCCCGACCGGCCGGCTGCTGATGCGCAGCCACTACTTCCATGATCGGGAGCGGCGGGCGTTGCGTCCGGTGACCCGGGAGCGGGTCCACGACGTCAGTGGCCACCCGCGCGTGGAGGACCTCTACCTGGCCGCGGACGTCCTGGTCACCGACTACTCGTCGGCGATGTTCGACTATGCCGTCCTGAACCGGCCGATCGTCGTCTACGCGCCGGACTGGACCGCGTACCGGCTGACTCGGGGTGTCTACTTCGACGTCACGGCTGAGCCGCCGGGGGCGGTGGCGACGGACTTCGGCGGCCTACTCGACGTGTTCCGCTCAAATGCGGTGCGGGGCCCGGCGGCGGAGGAGGCGCGGCGGCGGTTCCGGGACCGGTTCTGCCGGCTGGACGACGGCCACGCCGCCGAGCGGGTGGTGCGGCGGGTCTTCCTCGGTGAGGAACCGGAGCCGGGCCCGGCCTGCTGA
- a CDS encoding ABC transporter ATP-binding protein has translation MTTVALRDVTKVFRDGTRAVDGVNLDVNDAEFMVLLGPSGCGKSTVLRMVAGLEDPTSGAVLLGGRLANDLPPRERGVAMVFQDFALYPHMTVGGNIAFPLRLAGSEPSRRVERVADVAAALGISDVLARRPSQLSGGQRQRVAMGRAIVRRPRLFLMDEPLSNLDSGLRAELRAEISGLTRELGVTTIYVTHDQAEALTMADRVAIMRKGVLQDVGTPTQVYGRPATLYVAAFLGSPRMNLLEASVYVHLDRHVALALGEQALHLPWNDIRARAVAHYHGERIVVGMRAEALTPVAAGAPGDVLQGRIRYLEHHGHESIAFLDVGATAVVVDETGAPAERPAPGERGLRRLNQVVQRIAGRGAEPAKGEAPAVEARASVLPDPGRQHRHRPAELAVRLAPYPAVSPGRPLTVSVRMEALHFFDERGDRIDVGWR, from the coding sequence GTGACCACCGTCGCGCTCAGGGACGTGACCAAGGTCTTCAGGGACGGCACGCGCGCCGTCGACGGGGTGAACCTTGATGTCAACGACGCCGAGTTCATGGTGCTGCTGGGGCCCTCGGGCTGCGGCAAGTCGACGGTGCTGCGGATGGTCGCCGGTCTCGAGGACCCGACCTCCGGTGCCGTGCTGCTCGGTGGTCGACTGGCGAACGACCTGCCACCCCGGGAGCGCGGAGTGGCGATGGTCTTCCAGGACTTCGCCCTCTACCCGCACATGACCGTCGGCGGTAACATCGCCTTCCCGCTGCGGCTGGCCGGTTCCGAACCGAGCCGACGGGTCGAGCGGGTCGCCGACGTGGCCGCCGCGCTCGGCATCAGCGACGTCCTCGCCCGTCGGCCCAGCCAGCTCTCCGGCGGGCAGCGCCAGCGCGTCGCGATGGGACGCGCGATCGTCCGCCGGCCCCGGCTGTTCCTCATGGACGAGCCGCTGTCCAACCTCGACAGCGGACTCCGCGCGGAGCTACGCGCGGAGATCTCCGGCCTGACCCGCGAGTTGGGGGTGACCACCATCTACGTGACGCATGACCAGGCCGAGGCGCTGACCATGGCCGACCGGGTGGCGATCATGCGCAAGGGGGTCCTCCAGGACGTCGGCACGCCCACCCAGGTGTACGGCCGCCCAGCCACGCTCTATGTCGCCGCGTTCCTCGGCAGCCCCCGGATGAACCTGCTGGAGGCCTCGGTCTACGTGCACCTCGATCGCCACGTCGCGCTGGCCCTCGGGGAGCAGGCGCTCCACCTGCCGTGGAACGACATCCGCGCCCGGGCGGTCGCCCACTACCACGGCGAGCGGATCGTGGTCGGGATGCGGGCCGAGGCGCTGACCCCGGTCGCCGCGGGCGCACCCGGCGACGTGCTGCAGGGCCGGATCCGCTATCTGGAGCACCACGGGCACGAGTCGATCGCCTTCCTCGACGTCGGCGCCACGGCGGTGGTGGTGGACGAGACGGGCGCGCCGGCCGAACGGCCCGCTCCCGGCGAGCGCGGCCTGCGCCGGCTCAACCAGGTGGTGCAGCGGATCGCGGGCCGGGGCGCGGAGCCGGCGAAGGGTGAGGCGCCGGCGGTGGAGGCCCGTGCCAGCGTCCTGCCCGACCCGGGCCGGCAGCACCGCCACCGCCCGGCCGAACTGGCGGTCCGGCTGGCCCCCTATCCGGCCGTGTCGCCGGGCCGTCCGCTCACGGTCTCCGTCCGCATGGAGGCCCTGCACTTCTTCGACGAGCGCGGCGACCGAATCGACGTCGGCTGGCGCTGA